Proteins co-encoded in one Chitinophagales bacterium genomic window:
- a CDS encoding polyprenol monophosphomannose synthase codes for MSDSIVIIPTYNEKENITNIIEAVFALPKDFHILIVDDGSPDGTAAIVRSLMVEKYADSLFLEERKGKLGLGTAYIHGFRWGLKRDYQYIFEMDADFSHKPKDLVRLYDACANEGADMSVGSRYIKGGGVENWPLDRILLSKYASVYVRIVTWLPVKDTTAGFVCYTRKVLETIDLSKIEFVGYAFQIEMKFAAWQLGFKIQEVPIIFTDRIVGVSKMSTSIFKEAFLGVVAMRWKGFFKSYK; via the coding sequence TTGTCAGATAGTATCGTTATCATTCCTACCTACAATGAGAAGGAAAACATCACCAACATCATTGAAGCAGTGTTTGCCCTTCCAAAAGATTTTCACATTCTTATTGTAGATGATGGTTCCCCCGATGGAACGGCTGCAATTGTGCGCTCGTTGATGGTCGAGAAATATGCGGATTCCTTGTTTTTGGAGGAAAGAAAAGGAAAATTGGGCTTGGGAACGGCCTATATACATGGTTTTAGATGGGGCTTGAAGCGTGACTATCAATATATTTTTGAGATGGATGCCGATTTTTCGCACAAACCCAAAGACTTGGTGCGGCTCTACGATGCCTGCGCCAATGAAGGGGCGGATATGTCGGTCGGTTCTCGCTACATCAAGGGCGGAGGCGTGGAAAATTGGCCCCTCGACCGCATCTTGCTCTCCAAATATGCCTCGGTTTATGTAAGAATCGTGACTTGGCTTCCTGTCAAGGATACTACGGCTGGTTTTGTGTGTTATACCCGCAAAGTGTTGGAAACCATTGACCTCTCCAAAATCGAATTTGTGGGTTATGCTTTCCAAATCGAAATGAAATTTGCCGCTTGGCAACTGGGCTTCAAGATTCAAGAAGTACCCATCATTTTCACCGACCGAATTGTAGGGGTTTCCAAAATGAGTACTTCTATCTTCAAAGAGGCTTTTTTGGGGGTTGTGGCGATGCGGTGGAAAGGGTTTTTTAAGAGTTATAAATGA
- a CDS encoding exonuclease domain-containing protein — protein sequence MNMEQLDIFGGTPENEKNGDTSTFKMNLKRPVVVFDIESTGINIATDRIVEICVMKVMPSGETITKTYRVNPTIPIPKEVSEIHGIYDEDVKDKPTFAQIAKELASFFAGCDIAGYNSNRFDIPLLVEELLRVNIDFKADSRKLIDVLRIFQKMERRDLTSAYKFYCNKDLTNAHSAEADVIATYEVLLAQLEKYDEIENDVDFLHDFSKDGNFVDSGRRLILDEGVVKFNFGKHKDKSVEEVLRKEPQYYDWIMRSDFLLDTKQKLTAIKLKMRFK from the coding sequence ATGAATATGGAACAATTGGATATTTTTGGTGGAACACCTGAAAATGAAAAAAATGGAGACACCTCTACCTTCAAAATGAATCTGAAACGCCCAGTTGTCGTTTTTGATATTGAGTCGACAGGTATCAATATTGCAACAGACAGAATAGTGGAAATCTGTGTCATGAAGGTCATGCCCAGCGGTGAAACCATCACCAAAACCTATCGGGTCAATCCCACTATACCAATTCCCAAAGAAGTGTCCGAGATTCATGGCATTTACGATGAGGACGTGAAAGACAAACCCACTTTTGCCCAAATTGCCAAAGAGTTGGCTTCGTTTTTTGCAGGTTGCGACATTGCAGGCTACAATTCCAATCGCTTTGACATTCCGCTATTGGTAGAAGAACTATTGAGGGTAAATATTGACTTCAAGGCAGATAGTCGCAAATTGATAGACGTATTGCGGATTTTTCAGAAAATGGAAAGACGGGATTTGACCTCCGCCTACAAATTTTACTGCAACAAAGACCTAACGAATGCCCACAGTGCGGAGGCTGATGTAATCGCAACTTACGAAGTGCTGTTGGCGCAACTCGAAAAGTACGATGAAATAGAAAATGATGTTGATTTTTTACATGATTTTTCCAAAGACGGCAACTTTGTAGATTCGGGTCGGCGATTGATATTGGATGAGGGAGTGGTGAAATTCAATTTTGGCAAGCACAAAGACAAATCCGTAGAAGAAGTGTTGCGAAAAGAACCTCAATATTACGACTGGATCATGCGAAGTGATTTTTTGTTGGATACCAAGCAGAAATTAACTGCTATCAAGTTGAAAATGCGATTTAAATAA
- a CDS encoding Mur ligase family protein yields MKVHFIAMGGSIMHQLAIALHQKGYQVTGSDDEIYNPARTNLEKHGLLPAKEGWQSENITEDLDAVILGMHARQDNPELLQAQALEIPIYSYPAYIYEQSKDKKRVVIAGSHGKTTITAMVMHTLRYWQQDFDYLVGASLEGFDSSVKITENAPIMVIEGDEYLSSPLHRHPKIHYYFPNIALLSGIAWDHINVFPTFENYVEQFHIFAEKMPDKGILIYNTEDKLVEKVAEKAQHLQTKAYQTPAFYVKDAQFVVQHEDKDHPLQIFGRHNLQNMEGARLICSELGISTDAFFEAIQSFKGAARRLELVAEGDTSSMYRDFAHAPSKVEATTHAMNQLHENRELIACFELHTFSSLNRDFLPQYKRTLNAASQAVVFFEDHTFAIKKLPKLTKEEVAAAFQHPNLQIFTTKNELIAYLKSINYQHKDLLLMSSGTFDKLNLQEIANFVV; encoded by the coding sequence ATGAAAGTACATTTTATTGCAATGGGAGGGAGCATCATGCATCAATTGGCGATTGCACTACACCAAAAAGGCTATCAGGTGACAGGCTCCGACGACGAGATTTACAATCCTGCTCGCACCAATTTGGAAAAACATGGCTTGCTACCTGCAAAAGAAGGCTGGCAATCAGAAAATATCACCGAAGATTTGGATGCGGTGATTTTGGGAATGCACGCTCGGCAAGACAATCCAGAATTGCTTCAAGCACAGGCATTGGAGATTCCGATTTATTCCTATCCTGCTTATATTTACGAACAGTCAAAAGACAAAAAACGGGTCGTCATTGCAGGGAGTCATGGCAAAACGACCATTACGGCAATGGTCATGCACACCCTTCGGTATTGGCAGCAAGACTTTGATTATTTGGTCGGTGCAAGTTTGGAAGGTTTTGATAGCAGCGTCAAAATCACAGAAAATGCACCGATTATGGTTATTGAAGGAGATGAATACCTATCTTCACCTTTGCACCGACATCCCAAAATCCACTACTATTTCCCCAATATTGCCTTACTTTCTGGCATTGCTTGGGACCATATCAACGTTTTTCCTACGTTTGAAAACTATGTGGAGCAGTTCCATATTTTTGCAGAAAAAATGCCCGATAAGGGTATTTTGATTTACAATACAGAGGATAAATTAGTAGAAAAAGTGGCAGAAAAAGCCCAACACCTGCAAACAAAGGCTTATCAAACGCCTGCGTTTTATGTGAAAGATGCACAGTTTGTGGTTCAGCATGAAGACAAAGACCATCCGCTTCAAATATTTGGCCGTCACAACCTGCAAAACATGGAAGGCGCACGATTGATTTGCAGCGAATTGGGTATATCTACGGATGCTTTTTTTGAAGCCATTCAATCCTTCAAAGGGGCTGCAAGGCGTTTGGAATTGGTGGCAGAGGGCGATACTTCTTCGATGTACCGAGATTTTGCCCATGCTCCTTCAAAAGTAGAAGCAACGACCCATGCGATGAACCAACTACACGAAAACCGTGAATTGATAGCCTGTTTTGAACTACATACATTTAGCAGCCTGAACCGTGATTTTTTGCCGCAATACAAACGCACGCTCAATGCTGCAAGTCAGGCAGTTGTCTTTTTTGAAGACCATACATTTGCCATCAAGAAACTGCCGAAATTGACGAAAGAAGAAGTCGCAGCAGCTTTCCAGCATCCCAATCTTCAAATTTTTACTACAAAAAATGAACTAATTGCTTATCTTAAAAGTATAAACTACCAACACAAAGATTTGCTTTTGATGAGTTCGGGTACTTTTGATAAGCTGAATCTTCAAGAGATTGCTAACTTTGTAGTCTGA
- a CDS encoding tetratricopeptide repeat protein, translating to MNYRNYIAYLFLFLVVHSFSSVNANVDSLLQVIEVQQKNVDDLGLIDSYQQLGLVYLADNRLQEALESYDMAMAKAETLGLKHQMANIYSNIADVYKTLKQPETAMNELKKALDVGETTISTIQKVEIFGKLSDLYLSMGNTDEAYDYQLRSLRYWEEENNKSRIANSYYQIASIYFAQQNFEEALVHYEKSLTIEKELKSEQQIVKSLAAIASVYGRMQQYDKSLQKNFEALKLAEEKNYVKGIAYASHNISADFLSIGKTKEARPYLYKALQLRREMGDKFGENTSLQAQGYMNMLLGNYDEGISSLEQALAIAQEINEKPLIRDSYLMLSRVYSKAEKWEKSFEMYRTYTAYKDSMMNDATNQKMTHLQINYEIQKKEKEKEIELLKKDKEIAALYRYGIIGCLVLMLSMVTLLLLFVFYRYKNQAAVNSILTDKNLKIQTQNAQLARSNRDLEQFAYIASHDLKEPLRNIGGFITLLNRKCGDYHDEEAKDYMQFITNSVDHMHHLLTDLLAYSRIGIVSREYEKIDLERVMSTVKNSFKSFIEEQNAEIVTSHLPTLYANRTQMVQLLQNLIGNALKFRKEDSPLINIDCVELPDRYVFSVQDNGIGMQQEYTEKIFVIFQRLHNRTEYEGTGIGLSICKKIVEQHHGEIWVESQSGKGSTFYFSISKNLGIETESLLSEQLAVGAY from the coding sequence ATGAATTATCGAAATTATATCGCTTATTTGTTCCTATTTTTGGTAGTACATTCGTTTTCGAGTGTCAATGCCAATGTTGACAGTTTGTTGCAGGTGATTGAAGTGCAGCAAAAAAACGTGGACGATTTAGGATTGATAGATAGTTATCAACAGCTTGGTCTTGTTTACTTAGCAGATAATCGTTTGCAAGAAGCCTTAGAAAGCTACGATATGGCAATGGCGAAGGCTGAAACCTTGGGTTTAAAACACCAAATGGCCAATATTTACTCCAATATTGCAGATGTCTATAAAACCTTGAAGCAGCCAGAAACGGCTATGAATGAACTGAAAAAGGCATTGGACGTTGGTGAAACAACTATTTCAACAATTCAGAAAGTCGAAATTTTTGGTAAGTTGTCGGATTTATATTTGTCTATGGGAAATACGGATGAAGCCTACGATTACCAACTTCGTTCATTGAGGTATTGGGAAGAAGAAAACAATAAATCAAGAATCGCCAATTCATATTATCAAATAGCTTCTATTTATTTTGCTCAGCAAAATTTTGAAGAAGCTTTGGTGCATTATGAAAAGAGTCTGACAATAGAAAAGGAATTGAAAAGTGAGCAGCAAATCGTTAAAAGTTTGGCTGCCATTGCCAGTGTATATGGACGTATGCAACAGTATGACAAATCACTGCAAAAAAACTTTGAAGCGCTCAAACTGGCGGAAGAAAAAAACTATGTAAAAGGTATTGCGTATGCGTCACACAATATTTCGGCTGATTTTTTGAGTATTGGTAAAACAAAAGAGGCTCGACCTTATCTATACAAAGCTCTTCAACTGAGGCGGGAGATGGGCGATAAGTTTGGTGAAAATACCAGTTTGCAGGCTCAAGGATATATGAATATGTTGTTGGGTAACTATGATGAGGGAATTTCCAGTTTGGAGCAAGCATTGGCGATTGCTCAGGAAATCAATGAAAAACCTTTGATTAGAGATTCTTACCTCATGTTGTCTCGCGTGTATAGCAAAGCAGAAAAATGGGAGAAGTCTTTTGAGATGTATAGAACCTATACTGCCTACAAAGATTCGATGATGAACGATGCGACCAATCAAAAAATGACGCATTTGCAGATTAACTATGAAATTCAGAAAAAGGAGAAGGAAAAAGAAATTGAACTGCTCAAAAAAGACAAAGAAATAGCAGCGCTTTACCGATATGGCATTATTGGATGTTTGGTATTGATGCTGTCTATGGTCACATTGTTGTTGTTGTTTGTTTTTTACCGTTACAAAAATCAGGCGGCAGTTAACAGCATATTGACCGACAAAAATCTAAAGATTCAAACACAAAATGCACAGTTGGCACGTTCCAACCGTGACCTCGAACAGTTTGCTTACATAGCCTCTCATGACCTCAAAGAGCCTCTACGAAATATTGGTGGATTCATCACCCTACTCAACCGAAAATGTGGAGACTACCATGATGAAGAGGCAAAGGATTACATGCAGTTTATCACCAATTCGGTAGACCACATGCACCACTTACTGACCGATTTGTTAGCCTATTCTCGTATTGGAATTGTCTCAAGAGAATACGAAAAAATTGATTTAGAAAGGGTAATGAGTACGGTAAAAAATTCCTTCAAGTCTTTTATTGAAGAACAAAATGCGGAGATTGTCACCAGTCATCTGCCGACTCTTTATGCAAATCGCACACAAATGGTACAACTACTGCAAAATTTGATTGGCAATGCCTTAAAATTTAGAAAAGAAGATTCGCCACTTATTAACATTGATTGTGTAGAGTTGCCAGACAGATATGTATTTTCCGTGCAAGACAATGGCATAGGAATGCAACAAGAATATACCGAAAAAATCTTTGTGATTTTTCAGCGTCTTCACAACCGAACCGAATACGAAGGAACTGGTATCGGCTTGTCTATCTGCAAAAAAATCGTGGAACAACACCATGGCGAAATCTGGGTTGAATCGCAGTCAGGAAAAGGAAGCACTTTCTATTTTTCTATCTCCAAAAATTTAGGAATAGAAACTGAGTCGCTTTTGAGTGAGCAATTGGCAGTAGGAGCGTATTGA
- a CDS encoding S9 family peptidase, with protein sequence MQKTIIAPPIAEKIRKELEIHGHTRIDNYYWLNDRENPKVIDYLNAENDYKKSMLAHTKPLQKTLFEEMVGRIKQTDMTVPYFLNGYHYYVRYEQEKEYPIYCRKEGSLDASEQIMLNVNDLAEGHNYFNVTGLSVSPDNRYLAFGVDKVSRRIYTIHFKDLMTGEVLTETIANTTGSAVWANDNKTIFYTVKDESLRAYKVFKHQFGVTTLEDEEVYHETDETFVTFAYKTKSKQFILIGSHSTLSTEYRYLDANKPDGNFQLIQARERDHEYQVYHYKDKFYFKTNWNAKNFRLMETSILQTTKENWKEVIPHREDTMLEDVGFFDNYLVLDERRRAVNYLRVINWSDKSEYYIDFGEDVYSVYLGTNPDFHTDVLRYGYTSLTTPNSVVDINMKTQEKTLQKQQEVLGGFDANNYQSERLFANALDGTEIPISVVYRKGLVKNGDNPLLLYGYGSYGVNIDPYFSAARLSLIDRGFVYVIAHIRGGEEMGRYWYEDGKLLKKKNTFSDFITCAEYLIDLQFTNSSKMFAMGGSAGGLLMGTVLNMRSDLFKGVIAAVPFVDVVTTMLDESIPLTTGEFDEWGNPKNKEYYEYMLSYSPYDNIEAKDYPALLITTGLHDSQVQYWEPAKWVAKLRELKTDDNPVLLHTNMETGHGGASGRFKRFKEVAMEYAFLLDLL encoded by the coding sequence ATGCAAAAGACAATAATTGCCCCTCCAATTGCTGAGAAAATACGAAAAGAACTGGAAATTCATGGGCATACCCGTATAGATAACTATTATTGGCTGAATGATCGAGAAAATCCTAAAGTGATTGATTATTTGAATGCCGAAAATGACTATAAAAAATCCATGTTGGCGCATACTAAGCCATTACAGAAAACGCTTTTTGAAGAGATGGTTGGACGCATCAAACAAACGGATATGACGGTTCCGTACTTCCTCAATGGCTACCATTATTATGTGCGCTATGAGCAAGAGAAAGAATATCCTATTTATTGCCGAAAAGAAGGGAGTTTGGATGCTTCGGAGCAAATTATGTTGAATGTGAATGATTTGGCGGAAGGACATAATTATTTCAATGTGACGGGTTTGAGTGTAAGCCCTGATAATCGGTATTTGGCTTTTGGAGTAGATAAGGTGAGCAGAAGGATTTATACGATTCACTTCAAGGATTTGATGACAGGGGAGGTGCTGACCGAAACGATTGCTAATACAACGGGAAGTGCGGTATGGGCGAATGATAACAAAACTATTTTTTATACGGTCAAGGATGAATCTTTGCGTGCTTACAAGGTGTTTAAACACCAATTTGGTGTGACGACTTTGGAGGATGAGGAGGTCTATCACGAAACCGACGAAACCTTTGTGACCTTTGCCTACAAAACAAAATCGAAGCAGTTTATTCTAATTGGTTCGCATAGTACACTTTCTACCGAATACCGTTATTTGGATGCCAATAAACCTGATGGGAATTTTCAATTGATACAGGCACGTGAAAGGGATCATGAATACCAAGTGTATCATTATAAAGATAAGTTCTACTTCAAAACCAACTGGAACGCCAAAAATTTTCGCTTGATGGAAACATCTATTCTTCAAACGACTAAAGAAAATTGGAAGGAGGTCATACCGCATCGTGAAGATACCATGCTGGAGGATGTTGGATTTTTTGACAATTATTTGGTGTTGGACGAAAGGCGACGGGCGGTTAACTATTTGAGAGTTATTAATTGGAGTGATAAAAGCGAATACTATATTGACTTTGGGGAAGATGTGTATTCGGTTTATCTTGGTACTAATCCCGACTTTCATACCGATGTTTTGCGCTATGGATATACTTCACTGACTACACCGAATTCGGTGGTGGATATCAACATGAAAACCCAAGAAAAAACACTCCAAAAACAACAAGAAGTATTGGGAGGTTTTGATGCCAACAATTACCAGTCGGAGCGTTTGTTTGCCAATGCATTGGATGGAACAGAGATTCCTATTTCGGTGGTGTATCGCAAGGGTTTGGTCAAAAATGGTGACAATCCCTTGTTGCTGTATGGATATGGTTCGTATGGGGTAAACATAGACCCTTATTTTAGTGCTGCTCGATTGAGTTTGATAGATAGGGGTTTTGTGTACGTGATTGCCCACATTAGAGGTGGAGAGGAAATGGGGCGGTATTGGTATGAGGATGGGAAATTGCTGAAAAAGAAAAATACTTTTAGCGATTTCATTACCTGTGCCGAATATTTGATTGACCTTCAATTTACGAACTCCAGCAAAATGTTTGCGATGGGTGGTAGCGCAGGCGGACTGTTGATGGGAACAGTATTGAACATGCGGTCTGATTTATTTAAAGGAGTCATTGCAGCAGTGCCTTTTGTCGATGTAGTAACAACGATGTTGGATGAGAGTATTCCCTTGACAACTGGTGAATTTGATGAGTGGGGCAATCCTAAAAATAAGGAATACTATGAGTATATGCTTTCTTATTCCCCTTATGACAACATTGAAGCCAAAGACTATCCTGCTTTGTTGATTACTACGGGTTTGCACGATTCACAAGTACAGTATTGGGAGCCTGCCAAATGGGTAGCAAAATTGCGAGAATTGAAAACGGATGACAACCCTGTGTTGCTACATACCAATATGGAAACGGGGCATGGAGGTGCTTCTGGGCGTTTTAAACGCTTCAAAGAAGTAGCCATGGAATATGCTTTTTTGTTGGATTTGCTTTGA
- a CDS encoding BamA/TamA family outer membrane protein produces the protein MQFFRLLFSLYIPLLICSLCSTTVYVSAQDQTTEESPSKRKDQLLAVPIISYSPETNFVFGALGGYYFDLAQGDTAARMSQIQLITAYSTNGQLNFRPGWELITKNENYIFRGKISIARFPDKNYGIGNEADVLLIDFEDGASETLNYLRYTVDRYSLQSSFLKKIAPHFYAGLQVELENVYNYKPLADSLQYLSAQNEIEQLPIAGFRIGAGFNVSYDSRTNTLNPLDGSFVELRTVLFGKWLGSDYQYNSISLDARKYINTINDHTLALQLFINHNYPQNGSKIPLRGLAQLGGTDLIRGYRKGTFQDNSLSAAQIEYRMPIWKFIGIVGFAGIGQVYEKPSDWQLDRFKTGVGGGVRFMISKRQRINFRIDYALGLDQNSDVGKAQSGFYLFVGEAF, from the coding sequence ATGCAGTTTTTCAGATTACTATTTTCATTATATATTCCCTTACTAATATGCTCCCTGTGCAGTACAACTGTATATGTATCAGCGCAAGACCAAACAACAGAAGAATCACCCAGTAAACGGAAAGACCAGCTTTTGGCAGTCCCCATCATCAGTTATTCCCCAGAAACCAACTTTGTTTTTGGCGCATTAGGAGGCTATTATTTTGATTTGGCTCAAGGTGATACTGCTGCTCGTATGTCTCAAATTCAATTGATTACGGCTTATTCCACCAATGGGCAACTCAATTTTCGTCCAGGATGGGAGTTAATCACCAAAAACGAAAACTATATTTTCAGGGGTAAAATATCCATCGCCCGCTTTCCTGACAAAAATTACGGCATTGGTAATGAAGCAGATGTACTTCTAATAGATTTTGAAGATGGTGCAAGTGAAACCCTCAACTACCTTCGATACACCGTTGACCGATACAGCCTTCAAAGTTCTTTTCTGAAAAAAATTGCACCACATTTTTATGCAGGACTGCAAGTAGAATTGGAGAACGTCTATAATTATAAACCCTTAGCCGATTCACTGCAATATTTATCGGCACAAAACGAAATAGAACAACTCCCCATTGCAGGTTTTCGCATAGGCGCAGGCTTCAATGTCAGCTATGATAGCCGAACCAACACACTCAATCCATTGGATGGCAGCTTTGTAGAATTGCGAACAGTATTGTTTGGCAAATGGTTGGGCAGCGACTACCAATACAATTCTATCAGCCTAGATGCCAGAAAATACATCAATACAATCAACGACCACACCCTTGCACTTCAATTATTTATCAACCATAATTATCCACAAAATGGCAGTAAAATACCACTTCGTGGCTTGGCTCAATTGGGTGGTACTGACCTGATAAGGGGATATCGCAAGGGAACTTTCCAAGACAACAGCCTGTCTGCAGCACAGATTGAATACCGAATGCCTATATGGAAATTCATTGGTATAGTAGGTTTTGCAGGGATTGGACAGGTATATGAAAAACCCAGCGACTGGCAGTTAGACCGCTTCAAAACAGGCGTTGGAGGGGGTGTACGTTTCATGATTTCCAAACGACAACGCATCAATTTCCGAATAGATTATGCTTTGGGCTTAGACCAAAATTCCGATGTAGGTAAAGCGCAAAGTGGGTTTTATTTGTTTGTAGGAGAGGCGTTTTAA